One Aquamicrobium sp. genomic region harbors:
- a CDS encoding TadE/TadG family type IV pilus assembly protein: MAKPRGTMMRLAAFLRDRKGVAAIEFAFIAPLLLTLYFVTMEVAQAIETNKKVSRIGSMVADLVTQQHSETTKDVIEPIMEIGEAILQPYGRTRPTIEITGIEITKDATPRAIVKWSRKMVNGAFSLGPAKETETDVPVELKIADTFLVRVSAQLDYRPVVAWTAEQRTSMGLLGAFDNISMDEIYYLRPRMSNKILCTDC; this comes from the coding sequence GTGGCGAAGCCACGCGGAACGATGATGCGGCTGGCCGCATTCCTGCGCGACAGGAAGGGCGTCGCGGCCATCGAGTTCGCCTTCATCGCGCCGCTGCTGCTGACGCTCTATTTCGTCACCATGGAGGTGGCGCAGGCCATCGAGACCAACAAGAAGGTCAGCCGCATCGGCTCCATGGTCGCCGATCTGGTGACGCAGCAGCACAGCGAGACGACGAAGGACGTGATCGAGCCGATCATGGAGATCGGCGAGGCGATCCTCCAGCCCTATGGCCGCACCCGGCCGACCATCGAGATCACCGGCATCGAGATCACCAAGGACGCGACGCCGCGCGCCATCGTCAAATGGTCGCGCAAGATGGTCAACGGCGCCTTCTCCCTCGGGCCGGCCAAGGAAACCGAGACCGACGTGCCCGTCGAGCTGAAGATCGCCGACACCTTCCTCGTCCGCGTCTCGGCCCAGCTCGACTATCGCCCGGTCGTCGCCTGGACGGCCGAGCAGCGGACAAGCATGGGCCTGCTCGGCGCGTTCGACAACATCAGCATGGACGAGATCTATTACCTGCGTCCGCGCATGAGCAACAAGATCCTCTGCACCGACTGCTGA
- a CDS encoding phosphate/phosphite/phosphonate ABC transporter substrate-binding protein, which translates to MTATAVSLAALSCGPGALAQEAFRIGLVALPGEDASVEGLAGIKAAYSAALGMPVEVMVARDYAALAEAQIAGRIDYAAYSAPAFAAASLRCGCVVPVAAPVDADGSVGLRSVLIVRPGFEEGSGRLAVGPADSLATRLAPLAASDEARAAAASGRLVETASAAEAEALFLSGKVDGFFGWTPARAENATEPPPGGTPARLAASGLDPSAWRIAWRSDTLRYGPHAVRSDIAPGRVEKLAGLLESVAPGEAGPGRQIMRGHDRFAAVSPADYRAVLDAVAALGTR; encoded by the coding sequence ATGACGGCGACGGCGGTTTCGCTGGCCGCCCTGTCGTGCGGCCCGGGCGCGCTGGCGCAGGAGGCGTTCCGCATCGGCCTCGTCGCGCTGCCGGGCGAGGACGCAAGCGTCGAGGGGTTGGCCGGGATAAAGGCGGCCTATTCGGCCGCGCTCGGCATGCCGGTCGAGGTCATGGTCGCGCGCGACTATGCCGCGCTCGCCGAGGCGCAGATCGCCGGCCGGATCGACTACGCCGCCTACAGCGCGCCGGCCTTCGCCGCCGCCTCGCTGCGCTGCGGCTGCGTCGTGCCGGTGGCGGCGCCCGTCGACGCCGACGGCAGCGTCGGCCTGCGCTCGGTGCTGATCGTCAGGCCCGGTTTCGAGGAAGGAAGTGGCAGGCTCGCCGTCGGCCCGGCCGATAGCCTTGCGACCCGGCTCGCCCCCCTCGCCGCCTCGGACGAGGCGCGCGCCGCCGCGGCATCCGGCCGGCTGGTCGAGACGGCAAGCGCGGCGGAAGCCGAGGCCCTGTTCCTCTCCGGCAAGGTCGACGGCTTCTTCGGCTGGACGCCAGCGCGCGCGGAGAACGCGACGGAGCCGCCACCCGGCGGCACGCCGGCGCGGCTCGCCGCTTCCGGCCTCGATCCCTCGGCGTGGCGGATCGCCTGGCGCTCGGACACGCTGCGCTACGGCCCGCACGCCGTGCGCAGCGACATCGCGCCGGGGCGGGTGGAGAAGCTGGCGGGATTGCTGGAGAGCGTCGCCCCGGGCGAGGCCGGCCCCGGCCGGCAGATCATGCGCGGGCACGATCGCTTCGCCGCGGTCTCGCCGGCCGACTACCGCGCCGTCCTCGATGCGGTCGCCGCGCTCGGCACGCGCTAG
- a CDS encoding pilus assembly protein N-terminal domain-containing protein produces the protein MARRVMKLTGAAVLAACAALYAAAPASAETIRVFVDQARVVKLARPADTIIVGNPQIADAAVQDASTVVLTGKGFGVTNLVILDRDGAAIVDEQVVVSRASANAVNVYRRSSLEALSCSPYCEAQLRSGE, from the coding sequence ATGGCGCGGCGTGTGATGAAACTGACGGGCGCAGCCGTTCTGGCCGCCTGCGCGGCGCTCTATGCCGCCGCACCCGCGAGCGCGGAGACGATCCGCGTGTTCGTCGACCAGGCCCGCGTGGTCAAGCTCGCGCGTCCGGCCGACACGATCATCGTCGGCAATCCGCAGATCGCCGACGCCGCCGTCCAGGACGCCTCGACCGTGGTGCTGACCGGCAAGGGCTTCGGCGTCACCAACCTCGTCATCCTCGACCGGGACGGCGCGGCCATCGTCGACGAGCAGGTCGTGGTCTCGCGCGCGTCGGCCAATGCGGTCAACGTCTATCGCCGCTCCAGCCTCGAGGCGCTGTCCTGCTCTCCCTATTGCGAGGCGCAGCTCCGCAGCGGCGAGTAG
- the cpaB gene encoding Flp pilus assembly protein CpaB, translated as MAPSRVIILGVAVATAVGAGYVAKKMATPPPPEIIVDSAPREPAIRLTEVLALDGDVAMGAPVGDRLEWQSWPSSGVTDAFITRDKEPNALEELKGAIARVPMYAGEPMRRSKLIGEGQSFMSSILPSGKRAVATQIAADTSAGGFILPNDFVDVIMTRRNGSAGGEGYITETILKNIRVLAIDQAIQEDEEGRRVRVGDTATLELTPQQAEIITVAQQMADRLTLALRAVVDTQEVIEEEADYLVSGNGRRGTVRLIKSGEVSEVGARK; from the coding sequence ATGGCACCATCCCGCGTGATTATTCTGGGCGTCGCCGTAGCGACGGCGGTCGGCGCAGGCTACGTCGCCAAGAAGATGGCGACCCCTCCGCCGCCGGAGATCATCGTCGACTCCGCGCCGCGCGAACCGGCGATCCGCCTGACCGAGGTGCTGGCGCTCGACGGCGACGTCGCCATGGGCGCGCCCGTCGGCGACCGGCTCGAATGGCAGTCGTGGCCGTCCAGCGGCGTCACCGATGCCTTCATCACCCGCGACAAGGAACCCAACGCGCTCGAGGAGCTGAAGGGCGCCATCGCCCGCGTGCCGATGTATGCGGGCGAGCCGATGCGCCGCTCCAAGCTGATCGGCGAGGGCCAGAGCTTCATGTCGTCGATCCTGCCCTCGGGCAAGCGCGCGGTGGCGACGCAGATCGCGGCCGACACCTCGGCCGGCGGCTTCATCCTGCCCAACGACTTCGTCGACGTCATCATGACGCGTCGCAACGGCAGCGCTGGCGGCGAGGGCTACATCACCGAGACCATCCTGAAGAACATCCGGGTGCTGGCCATCGACCAGGCGATCCAGGAGGACGAGGAGGGCCGCAGGGTGCGCGTCGGCGACACGGCGACGCTGGAGCTCACCCCGCAGCAGGCCGAGATCATCACCGTCGCCCAGCAGATGGCAGACCGGCTGACGCTGGCGCTGCGGGCGGTGGTCGACACCCAGGAAGTGATCGAAGAGGAAGCCGACTACCTCGTTTCCGGCAATGGCAGGCGCGGCACGGTCCGCCTCATCAAGTCGGGCGAAGTCAGCGAAGTGGGGGCGCGCAAATGA
- a CDS encoding TadE/TadG family type IV pilus assembly protein: MTFQVAGRVMVDMAARDTSVEGRKAQDGRRPRGRFAGNADGAVAIEFAALIIPFCLLVFAILESCISFAAQQVLSNATDDVARQFRTGQIRQADLESDPFLVRNQICGKLEMLVASGCPELEVDLKSYVTFKEAADKRIAFKNNDIDTEGFDIVPGPSGSKNQLRVFYRWPVMTDFMRKSMSNLRDGKTLLYATVTWQNEPFDD; the protein is encoded by the coding sequence ATGACATTTCAGGTCGCGGGGCGCGTGATGGTGGACATGGCCGCAAGGGACACGAGCGTGGAAGGACGCAAGGCGCAGGACGGCCGGCGGCCGCGGGGCCGCTTCGCCGGCAACGCCGACGGCGCCGTGGCGATCGAGTTCGCCGCGCTGATCATTCCGTTCTGCCTGCTCGTCTTCGCCATTCTCGAAAGCTGCATCTCCTTCGCCGCGCAGCAGGTCCTGTCGAACGCCACCGATGACGTGGCGCGCCAGTTCCGCACCGGCCAGATCAGGCAGGCGGATCTCGAATCGGACCCGTTCCTCGTCCGCAACCAGATCTGCGGCAAGCTGGAGATGCTGGTCGCCTCCGGCTGCCCGGAGCTCGAGGTCGACCTCAAGAGCTACGTCACCTTCAAGGAAGCGGCCGACAAGCGCATCGCCTTCAAGAACAACGACATCGACACCGAAGGCTTCGACATCGTGCCGGGGCCGTCGGGCTCGAAGAACCAGCTCCGCGTCTTCTACCGCTGGCCGGTGATGACCGACTTCATGCGCAAGTCGATGTCGAACCTTCGGGACGGCAAGACGCTGCTCTACGCCACGGTGACGTGGCAGAACGAACCTTTCGACGACTGA
- a CDS encoding Flp family type IVb pilin encodes MTKIFARFAKDESGATAIEYGLIAALIALAVITGAGLIGDELEKTFEGIGDSLTDANSRIGG; translated from the coding sequence ATGACCAAGATTTTCGCTCGCTTCGCCAAGGACGAGTCCGGCGCCACCGCCATCGAATACGGCCTGATCGCCGCCCTGATCGCCCTCGCGGTCATCACCGGCGCCGGCCTGATCGGCGACGAGCTCGAGAAGACCTTCGAAGGCATCGGCGACTCGCTGACGGACGCCAACAGCCGTATCGGCGGCTAA
- a CDS encoding CpaE family protein, with amino-acid sequence MSNLAYDAASTGHGPGDPASETEVAAMAELRPVPRISIQAFCETEAVAASIERAGNDRRMAKAHLKLHLGGIATAVEFYQSAQTPNLIIVESREEPKQLIATLAQLAEVCDPSSKVVVIGHYNDVWLYRELIRFGISEYVVAPISMADVLSVISSIFVDPAAEPLGRSVAFIGAKGGVGSSTLAHNVGWAVSSLFSSEVVVADLDLAFGTANINFDQDPAQGIAEAVFSPERIDEVYLDRLLTQCAERLSLLAAPSMLDRTYDFDADAFAQIIDIAQRSAPFLVLDVPHVWSGWSKSVLMQADDVVITATPELANLRNTKNLIDTLKKLRPNDGPPRLIINQAGVPKRPEISAEDFSEPLGIEPVAVIPFDAALFGNAANNGRMLGETDAGHAVVRMVEEIAHVLTGRAEIKSRKKPGISDLIARLKLRK; translated from the coding sequence ATGAGCAATCTCGCCTACGACGCCGCATCGACGGGCCACGGGCCGGGCGATCCGGCAAGCGAAACCGAAGTCGCCGCCATGGCCGAGCTGCGGCCGGTGCCGCGCATCTCGATACAGGCCTTCTGCGAAACGGAGGCGGTGGCCGCCTCCATCGAGCGCGCCGGCAACGACCGGCGCATGGCCAAGGCGCATCTGAAGCTGCATCTGGGCGGAATCGCCACCGCGGTCGAGTTCTACCAGTCGGCGCAGACGCCGAACCTCATCATCGTCGAGTCGCGCGAGGAGCCCAAGCAGCTCATCGCGACGCTGGCGCAGCTGGCCGAGGTCTGCGATCCCTCCTCCAAGGTGGTGGTCATCGGCCACTACAACGACGTCTGGCTCTATCGCGAGCTGATCCGCTTCGGCATCTCCGAATATGTCGTCGCCCCGATCTCGATGGCGGACGTGCTTTCGGTCATCTCCTCGATCTTCGTCGATCCGGCGGCGGAACCCCTGGGGCGCTCGGTCGCCTTCATCGGCGCCAAGGGCGGCGTCGGCTCCTCGACGCTGGCGCACAATGTCGGCTGGGCGGTGTCGAGCCTGTTCTCCTCCGAGGTGGTCGTCGCCGATCTCGACCTCGCCTTCGGCACGGCGAACATCAATTTCGACCAGGATCCGGCGCAGGGCATCGCCGAGGCCGTGTTCTCGCCCGAGCGCATCGACGAGGTCTATCTCGACCGCCTGCTGACCCAGTGCGCGGAGCGGCTGTCGCTGCTCGCCGCGCCGTCGATGCTCGACCGGACCTACGATTTCGACGCCGACGCCTTCGCGCAGATCATCGACATCGCCCAGCGCTCGGCGCCGTTCCTCGTCCTCGACGTGCCGCATGTGTGGAGCGGATGGTCGAAATCGGTGCTGATGCAGGCAGACGACGTCGTCATCACCGCGACGCCCGAGCTCGCCAACCTGCGCAACACCAAGAACCTGATCGACACGCTGAAGAAGCTGAGGCCGAACGACGGCCCGCCGCGGCTGATCATCAACCAGGCCGGCGTGCCCAAGCGCCCGGAAATCTCGGCCGAGGATTTCTCCGAGCCGCTCGGCATCGAGCCGGTGGCGGTCATTCCGTTCGACGCGGCGCTGTTCGGCAACGCCGCCAACAACGGCCGCATGCTGGGCGAGACCGACGCCGGCCACGCCGTGGTCCGGATGGTCGAGGAGATCGCCCATGTGCTAACCGGCCGCGCCGAGATCAAATCCAGGAAGAAGCCGGGAATCAGTGATCTCATCGCCCGGCTCAAGCTGAGGAAGTAG
- a CDS encoding CpaD family pilus assembly protein yields MFDASIHSVPPRRGRRIAALAATALAAALLAGCAARDSVTVGSIPDDYRTNHPIVIGEREKTVDIPVGIDDRGMSRMQKVALDGFIADYDRRAAPVVGIMVPYGSGNQAAASAVAADLVKRLRKAGVPEGRILHEPYDAAQYGDSAPIRVSYAEMRASTGPCGRWPADMLENSENKHWANFGCSYQNNLAAQIANPADLLGPRQPGDIDAQNRSHAIDQYRDRAIAADVRGNREVNY; encoded by the coding sequence ATGTTCGACGCATCCATCCACTCCGTTCCGCCGCGGCGCGGCCGGCGCATCGCCGCCCTCGCCGCCACGGCCCTCGCCGCCGCGCTGCTCGCCGGCTGCGCTGCCCGCGACTCGGTGACGGTCGGCTCCATACCCGACGACTACCGCACCAACCATCCGATCGTGATCGGCGAGCGGGAGAAGACGGTCGACATCCCCGTCGGCATCGACGACCGCGGCATGTCGCGCATGCAGAAGGTCGCGCTGGACGGCTTCATCGCCGACTACGACCGCCGCGCCGCGCCGGTGGTCGGCATCATGGTGCCCTACGGCTCGGGCAACCAGGCGGCGGCCTCCGCCGTCGCCGCCGATCTCGTCAAGCGCCTGCGCAAGGCCGGCGTCCCGGAGGGGCGCATCCTGCACGAGCCCTACGACGCGGCGCAGTACGGCGATTCGGCCCCGATCCGCGTTTCCTACGCCGAGATGCGGGCCTCGACCGGACCGTGCGGCCGCTGGCCGGCCGACATGCTGGAAAACAGCGAGAACAAGCACTGGGCCAATTTCGGCTGTTCCTACCAGAACAACCTCGCCGCCCAGATCGCCAATCCCGCCGACCTTCTCGGCCCGCGCCAGCCCGGCGACATCGACGCGCAGAACAGGTCGCACGCGATCGACCAGTATCGCGACCGCGCCATTGCCGCCGATGTCCGCGGCAATCGCGAAGTCAACTACTGA
- a CDS encoding CpaF family protein: MFGKRGSDSGTRETPAFRPPAAPMSQATPQQALGQDRGQERAPEPRGEVMEAAPPAPAAPKRAIEAPPLAAEPQRRAPRERSDSYYDTKSQVFSALIDTIDLSQLARLEPDAAREEIRDIVNDIIAIKNFAMSISEQEDLLEDICNDVLGYGPLEPLLARDDIADIMVNGSRDVYIEVGGKVEKTGIRFRDNQQLLNICQRIVSQVGRRVDESSPICDARLPDGSRVNVIAPPLAIDGTALTIRKFKKDKLTLDQLVRFGAITPEGAEVLKVIGRVRCNVVISGGTGSGKTTLLNCLTNYIDRDERVITCEDSAELQLQQPHVVRLETRPPNLEGEGEVTMRDLVKNCLRMRPERIIVGEVRGPEVFDLLQAMNTGHDGSMGTIHANSPRECLSRMESMIAMGGFALPQKTVREIIVGSVDVIIQAARLRDGSRRITHITEVIGMEGDVIITQDLVLYDIKGEDAQGRIIGEHTSTGIARPAFWDRARYYGEEARLANALETMEKAT, encoded by the coding sequence ATGTTCGGCAAGAGAGGCTCCGACTCGGGCACACGCGAGACGCCGGCCTTCAGGCCGCCGGCGGCCCCCATGTCCCAGGCCACGCCGCAGCAGGCGCTCGGACAGGATCGGGGGCAGGAGCGCGCGCCCGAGCCGCGCGGCGAGGTGATGGAGGCCGCGCCGCCCGCCCCCGCGGCGCCCAAGCGCGCCATCGAGGCCCCGCCGCTGGCGGCGGAGCCGCAAAGGCGCGCGCCGCGCGAGCGCAGCGACAGCTATTACGACACCAAGAGCCAGGTCTTCTCCGCGCTCATCGACACGATCGACCTGTCGCAGCTCGCCCGGCTGGAGCCGGACGCGGCGCGCGAGGAGATCCGCGACATCGTCAACGACATCATCGCGATCAAGAATTTCGCGATGTCGATCTCCGAGCAGGAAGACCTGCTCGAGGACATCTGCAACGACGTGCTCGGCTACGGCCCGCTGGAGCCGCTCCTGGCGCGCGACGACATCGCCGACATCATGGTCAACGGCTCGCGCGACGTCTATATCGAGGTCGGCGGCAAGGTCGAGAAGACCGGCATCCGCTTCCGCGACAACCAGCAGCTCCTCAACATCTGCCAGCGCATCGTCAGCCAGGTCGGCCGCCGGGTCGACGAATCCTCGCCGATCTGCGACGCGCGCCTGCCCGACGGCTCGCGCGTCAACGTCATCGCCCCGCCGCTCGCCATCGACGGCACGGCGCTGACGATCCGCAAGTTCAAGAAGGACAAGCTCACCCTCGACCAGCTCGTGCGCTTCGGCGCGATCACGCCCGAGGGCGCGGAGGTGCTGAAGGTCATCGGCCGGGTGCGCTGCAACGTCGTGATTTCCGGCGGCACCGGCTCCGGCAAGACGACGCTGCTCAACTGCCTGACCAACTACATCGACCGCGACGAGCGCGTCATCACCTGCGAGGACTCGGCCGAGCTCCAGCTCCAGCAGCCGCACGTGGTGCGCCTCGAGACGCGCCCGCCCAATCTCGAGGGCGAGGGCGAGGTGACGATGCGCGACCTGGTCAAGAACTGCCTGCGCATGCGCCCCGAGCGCATCATCGTCGGCGAGGTGCGCGGCCCCGAGGTGTTCGACCTGTTGCAGGCGATGAACACCGGCCATGACGGCTCGATGGGCACGATCCACGCCAACAGCCCGCGCGAATGCCTCTCGCGCATGGAATCGATGATCGCCATGGGCGGCTTCGCCCTGCCGCAGAAGACCGTGCGCGAGATCATCGTCGGCTCGGTCGACGTCATCATCCAGGCCGCGCGCCTGCGCGACGGCTCGCGCCGCATCACCCACATCACCGAGGTGATCGGCATGGAAGGCGACGTCATCATCACGCAGGACCTCGTCCTCTACGACATCAAGGGCGAGGACGCGCAGGGGCGCATCATCGGCGAGCACACCTCGACCGGCATCGCCCGCCCCGCCTTCTGGGACCGCGCCCGCTACTACGGCGAGGAAGCCCGGCTGGCGAACGCGCTCGAGACGATGGAGAAGGCGACGTGA
- a CDS encoding prepilin peptidase has translation MLEALIFVVFPFCMAFAIVSDMVSMTIANRVSIILLATFALVAPLTGMAWADYGWHFAAGASVLAVTFGLFAIGGMGGGDAKLMAATALWMGFSPQLMQYLVHASVLGGALTLVLLIYRKSPLSAFTGGNMFLRHFANEKVGIPYGVALGAAGLMVYPSTPLMQWALSRLAAG, from the coding sequence ATGCTTGAAGCACTGATCTTCGTCGTCTTCCCCTTCTGCATGGCGTTCGCCATCGTCTCCGACATGGTGTCGATGACCATCGCCAACCGGGTCTCGATCATCCTTCTCGCCACCTTCGCCCTCGTCGCGCCGCTGACCGGCATGGCATGGGCGGATTATGGCTGGCATTTCGCCGCCGGCGCCTCGGTGCTCGCCGTCACCTTCGGCCTGTTCGCCATCGGCGGCATGGGCGGCGGCGATGCCAAGCTCATGGCCGCCACCGCGTTGTGGATGGGGTTCTCGCCGCAGCTCATGCAGTATCTCGTTCACGCGTCGGTGCTCGGCGGAGCCCTGACCCTCGTTCTCCTCATCTACCGCAAGTCGCCGCTTTCGGCCTTCACCGGCGGCAACATGTTCCTGCGCCATTTCGCCAACGAGAAGGTCGGCATCCCCTACGGCGTCGCTCTCGGCGCGGCCGGCCTGATGGTCTATCCCTCGACGCCCCTGATGCAATGGGCACTGTCGCGGCTCGCGGCGGGCTGA
- a CDS encoding type II and III secretion system protein family protein, which yields MTAGTSRNRLPNRTGRRVGISLIALALAIGVDATPSGVFSGEALAQGVTAVGGKRSAQTVDLGLNKSIVIDLPRDAYDILVANPAVADAVTRTARRIYLFGKSVGETNIFVFGPNGEQIASIDLRVERDVSGLEGYLKRFLPESDIKAELINDNVVLTGTVETPLDAKRAEELATIFVTGGEATTGQYSQTAAGGDAAGGVAIDNPDQQRRSSRIVNMLKIIGEDQVTLKVTVAEVSRNVMKQLGVNMIGSGNFDGISWGAISENSFGLGKPLSASSLAIGGSMIDAYLNAMEQAGVMKTLAEPALTAVSGEKATFRVGGEFNIVRGRNTDPETGQTTYDIQQIDYGIGLEFLPVVLSPGRISLKIRTQVSEPTNEGSAMLEGGVSRGGRGGLIGSNFISIRKRLADTTVELPSGGSMMIAGLVRDDVRQVASGLPGLSKVPVLGTLFRSRDFVRNETELVIIVTPYLSKPVARTALAKPDDNLNPTSDGAGMFLNRVNRVYGTMKTDKPAGRYHGVVGFIYK from the coding sequence ATGACCGCTGGAACGAGCCGCAACAGGTTGCCCAACCGTACAGGACGCCGCGTCGGCATCTCGCTGATCGCGCTGGCGCTCGCCATCGGCGTCGATGCGACACCATCGGGCGTGTTCTCCGGCGAGGCGCTGGCGCAGGGCGTCACCGCGGTCGGCGGCAAACGCAGCGCCCAGACGGTCGATCTCGGCCTCAACAAGTCGATCGTCATCGACCTGCCGCGCGACGCCTACGACATCCTCGTCGCCAACCCGGCCGTGGCCGACGCCGTCACGCGCACGGCGCGGCGCATCTACCTGTTCGGCAAGTCGGTGGGCGAGACCAACATCTTCGTCTTCGGCCCCAACGGCGAGCAGATCGCCTCCATCGACCTGCGCGTCGAGCGCGACGTGTCGGGGCTGGAAGGCTATCTCAAGCGCTTCCTGCCCGAATCCGACATCAAGGCCGAGCTGATCAACGACAACGTCGTTCTGACCGGCACGGTAGAGACGCCGCTCGACGCCAAGCGCGCCGAGGAGCTGGCGACGATCTTCGTCACCGGCGGCGAGGCGACCACCGGGCAGTATTCGCAGACGGCGGCCGGCGGCGACGCGGCCGGCGGCGTCGCGATCGACAACCCCGACCAGCAGCGCCGCTCCAGCCGCATCGTCAACATGCTGAAGATCATCGGCGAGGACCAGGTGACGCTGAAGGTCACGGTCGCCGAGGTGTCGCGCAACGTGATGAAGCAGCTCGGCGTCAACATGATCGGCTCCGGCAATTTCGACGGCATTTCGTGGGGCGCGATCAGCGAGAACTCCTTCGGCCTCGGCAAGCCGCTCTCCGCTTCCTCGCTCGCCATCGGCGGGTCGATGATCGACGCCTATCTCAACGCCATGGAGCAGGCCGGCGTGATGAAGACGCTGGCCGAGCCGGCGCTGACGGCGGTTTCCGGTGAGAAGGCGACCTTCAGGGTCGGCGGCGAGTTCAACATCGTGCGCGGCCGCAACACCGACCCCGAGACCGGCCAGACCACCTACGACATCCAGCAGATCGACTACGGCATCGGCCTCGAATTCCTGCCCGTGGTGCTGTCGCCCGGCCGCATCAGCCTGAAGATCAGGACCCAGGTTTCCGAGCCGACCAACGAGGGCTCGGCTATGCTGGAAGGCGGCGTCTCGCGCGGCGGCCGGGGCGGCCTGATCGGCTCCAACTTCATCTCGATCCGCAAGCGCCTCGCCGACACCACGGTCGAGCTGCCCTCCGGCGGCTCGATGATGATCGCCGGCCTCGTGCGCGACGACGTGCGCCAGGTCGCCTCCGGCCTGCCAGGCCTGTCCAAGGTGCCGGTGCTCGGCACGCTGTTCCGCAGCCGCGACTTCGTGCGCAACGAGACCGAGCTGGTCATCATCGTCACGCCCTACCTCTCGAAGCCGGTGGCGCGTACCGCGCTCGCCAAGCCCGACGACAATCTCAACCCGACGAGCGACGGCGCGGGCATGTTCCTCAACCGCGTCAACCGCGTCTACGGGACCATGAAAACCGACAAGCCTGCCGGGCGCTATCACGGCGTCGTCGGCTTCATCTACAAGTGA
- a CDS encoding phosphopentomutase, whose product MARAFLFVLDSFGIGGAPDAARFGDEGADTFGHIEAECAAGRADVASLRAGPLHVPNMRGLGLAHAAALANGRALPGGPVSGFFGAATEVSGGKDTPSGHWEIAGLPALFDWGYFPDADPALPAAFTEALIREGALPGTLCNRHASGTAVIEELGEEHVRTGKPILYTSVDSVIQIAAHEAHFGLERLYEVCRIARRLADPLNVCRIVARPFLGETAATFARTPNRKDFATPPPEATLLDRLEAEGRRVLAVGKIGDIFSHRGISSLRKAKNNMAMFDAALAAIDEAGDGDLVFANFVDFDTEFGHRRDVAGYAAALEAFDARLPEALARLGKGDMLVLTADHGCDPTWRGTDHTRERVPVIGAGPGLRHGLVGLRDTYADIGETVAEHLGIAPGRHGVSFRKDLAPNA is encoded by the coding sequence ATGGCGCGCGCCTTCCTCTTCGTACTCGATTCCTTCGGCATCGGCGGCGCGCCCGACGCGGCCCGCTTCGGCGACGAGGGGGCCGACACGTTCGGCCATATCGAGGCGGAATGCGCGGCCGGCCGCGCCGATGTCGCTTCCTTGCGCGCCGGGCCGCTTCACGTGCCGAACATGCGCGGCCTCGGCCTTGCCCATGCCGCCGCGCTCGCCAACGGCCGGGCCCTGCCGGGCGGCCCGGTTTCCGGCTTCTTCGGCGCGGCGACGGAAGTTTCGGGCGGCAAGGACACGCCGTCTGGCCATTGGGAGATCGCCGGCCTGCCGGCGCTGTTCGACTGGGGCTATTTCCCCGACGCCGACCCCGCGCTGCCCGCCGCGTTCACCGAGGCGCTGATCCGCGAGGGCGCGCTGCCCGGCACCTTGTGCAACCGCCACGCCTCCGGCACGGCGGTGATCGAGGAGCTGGGCGAGGAACATGTCAGGACAGGCAAGCCGATCCTGTACACCTCGGTCGATTCCGTCATCCAGATCGCCGCGCACGAGGCGCATTTCGGGCTGGAGCGGCTCTACGAAGTGTGCCGCATCGCCCGCCGGCTGGCCGACCCGCTGAACGTCTGCCGCATCGTCGCCCGCCCCTTTCTCGGCGAGACGGCGGCGACCTTCGCCCGCACGCCCAACCGCAAGGACTTCGCCACGCCGCCGCCCGAGGCGACGCTGCTCGACCGGCTGGAGGCGGAAGGGCGCAGGGTGCTGGCCGTCGGCAAGATCGGCGACATCTTCTCCCATCGCGGCATTTCGAGCCTGCGCAAGGCGAAGAACAACATGGCGATGTTCGACGCCGCGCTCGCCGCCATCGACGAGGCCGGCGACGGCGACCTCGTCTTCGCCAATTTCGTCGATTTCGACACCGAGTTCGGCCACCGCCGCGATGTCGCCGGCTACGCCGCCGCGCTCGAGGCCTTCGACGCGCGCCTGCCCGAGGCGCTGGCGCGGCTGGGCAAGGGCGACATGCTGGTGCTGACCGCCGACCATGGCTGCGACCCGACCTGGCGTGGCACCGACCACACCCGCGAGCGCGTGCCGGTCATCGGCGCGGGGCCGGGGCTAAGGCACGGCCTGGTCGGCCTGCGCGACACCTATGCCGACATCGGCGAGACCGTCGCCGAGCATCTCGGCATCGCCCCCGGTCGCCACGGCGTCTCGTTCAGGAAGGATCTCGCCCCCAATGCCTGA